The following is a genomic window from Spirosoma foliorum.
ATCACGCTGAAATGAGTGAGGGTGGCTTGGCGTTATTTCCAGGTCGCGATGAAGTTGCGTCTATTGTTCTCGACCCAACCAGCAATGTTGATTCAGGGGGCATCCGGCGGTTCAAAAACTCGGATGGTTCGGGTAGCCCTTCTACCAGTGTACAAATCTATTATAGTGGTGATGTAGCCACGTACGGAAAAGCAAATGGTCTGGGTGATGTTGAACTAAACTGCGATGAGCCCCCTATTCAAATCGGTAACCGTGTCTGGATCGATAGTAATAACAATGGGATACAAGATCCGGGTGAAGCTCCTTTAGCGGGCATACAAGTTACCTTAACCGGACCAGGCATAACAGGAAGTGTTAGTGTAACAACGAACGCAGCTGGTGAATACTACTTTTCGAGTGCTATTAGCAGCACCGCAGCAACGGGTTTCGCCTATAACCTGACGGGTTTGACGGCAGGTAGTTCTTACTCTCTGACATTCCCAACAAGTGCTAGTGCAGGCGCATTGACCTTGAGCGGCAAGCCAGATTCTGCAACAGGCACTAATTCTGACCATATTGACACCGACCCCAATACGGCAGGCGTAGTCAGTTTCACGCTGGGACAAGCCGGTCAAAATAACTTCTCTTACGATGCGGGCTACGTTCCTCCTGCCAGCCTTGGCGATTACGTTTTTGTTGATGCCAATAAGAATGGTATTCAGGATACAGGCGATACCCCAATTCAGGGCGTGAAAGTAACATTGTACACGAATGGGGTAGCCTCTGCCACGACTGTTACCAATGCGAGTGGGCTCTATAGCTTCACGGGCCTGACGCCTTCTACCAGCATAAGTTATGCTGTAGGTTTCGATACGCCAACTGGCTATACCGCAACGACGCCTTTATCGGGTACAGATAAATCGAAGGATTCCGACCCAGTAAACGGTATTACGGCTCCTGTTAACCTGACTGCTGGTGAAAACAATATCACACTGGATGCAGGCTTCTATCTGATTCCTGCCAGACTGGGCGATTATGTGTTCCTAGATGCCAACAAAGACGGTATCCAGAATACAGGCGATACCCCAATTCAAGGGGTGACTGCTATCCTTTATATTAACGGGGTTGCTTCGGCAACTACGGTGACCAATGCATCTGGCTTCTACTCCTTCACGGGGCTGACTCCTGGTAGCAGCTTATCGTACTCCGTTGGCTTCACGGCTCCGGCAGGCTACACGGCTACACTAGCTAATCAGGGAACTGACGATACTAAAGATTCGGATGCGGACCCAATCACTGGAATAACTCAGTCGGTAACACTATCCCCAGCTGAGTTTAACCCAACGCTGGATGCAGGCTATTATATCCCAACAGCGGGATTAGGCGATTATGTATTCTTAGATGCCAACAATGATGGTATTCAGAATACGGGCGATACACCAATCCAGGGTGTCACCGTTACACTCTATACCAATGGGGTAGCCTCGGCAACCACCGTCACTAACGCCAGCGGATTCTACTCTTTCACCGGATTAACGCCAGGCAGCAGCTTATCCTATTCGGTCGGTTTTACCACCCCAAGTGGTTACACACCAACGCTGGCCAATGCGGGTAATGATGACACTCTTGACTCTGATGCTGACCCAATTACAGGTCGTACTCAGTCAGTAACCCTGGCACCTAGTGAGTTTAACCCAACGCTCGATGCGGGTTTCGCCATACCATCGGCGGAGCTAGGCGATTATGTCTTCTTAGATGTCAACAAGGATGGTATCCAGGACGCAGACGACTCCCCAATTCAGGGCGTAACGGTAACACTCTATATCAACGGAGTAGCCTCGGCAACTACCGTGACCAATGTTGACGGGCTCTATTCGTTCACGGGCCTAACACCCGGTAACAGTTTCTCCTACTCGGTAGGCTTCACGGCTCCAGCAGGCTACACCGCTACGCTGGCTAACGCTGGAACCGATGATGAACTGGATTCGGATGCGGACCCAATCACTGGCAGAACTCAATCGGTAACACTGGCTCCCGGTGAGTTTAACCCAACACTCGATGCAGGCTACTATATCCCAACAGCAGGTCTGGGTGACTACGTGTTCCTCGATGCCAATAAAGATGGTATTCAGAATACAGGCGATACGCCAATCCAGGGCGTGACGGTAATTCTGTACACAAATGGAGTCGCTTCGGCCACTACGGTAACCAACGCCAGCGGACTCTATTCCTTTACGGGGCTGACGCCTGGTAGCAGTTTATCCTATTCAGTCGGTTTCACGACGCCAGCAGGCTACACGGCCACTACACCGTTGAGTGGCACAAACAAAGCGACCGACTCAGATGCTGATCTCGTCACGGGAAGAACGGCTTCGGTAACGCTGGCTCCGGGTGAGTTTAACCCAACACTAGATGCGGGTTATTATATCCTGCAGACTACCCTCGAGCTCGATAAATTCGTCGATAAGTCCAAAGCCAAACTCGGTGATATCCTCACCTATGCTGTGGTCATCACCAACACTGGTAGCACGACCGCGACCAATGTGGTTGTCACCGATTCCTCAACCACGGGATTGACTTACAACCCAACCTCGGTCACCGCACCTACCGGCACTACCTTCTCCCTGGGAACACCCAACAGCACCTGGACCATTCCCAGCCTCAGCCCAGGACAGAGCCTATCTTTAATCATTCAAGCTAGAGTCGATAGCGCCGGTATCCTCTACAACAAGGCCTATATCCCAGGCGACACCGCTACCGTTTGCAGCTCCATTCCCTTTGTGATGTGCGCTGGCGATTCCTATGCCTTCACCCTGACGGCTCCAACCGGACGGTCTTCCTACAAGTGGTACAAGGATAATGTGGAGATTGTGGGACAGACCACCAATGTGCTCGAAGTAACCGCCCCCGGTACCTATAGCCTGGCCGTTGACAATGTGACCGGAAAATGTCCTGACTTCAGCTGCTGTCCCTTCATTGTCGAGGAGGACTCCCTGCCTACCTTCCAGGCACTGGCTACGCCTGTCACCTGTGTGGCCAACACCCCACAGGCCAATGGCCAGATCACCCTGTCGGGTTTCAAGGCCGCTTACACCTATCAATACTCGCTGGGCAGCACCTTCAATCAGGCAGCCTCCTTATCGGGTGCAGCTAAAGCGATTCCAGCGGGTGGGGTGATTGTGAGCAATCTGGTGAATCCCGCGGTGGCCCAGGCTTACACGGTTCGGGTCTACAACGCATCGGGCTGTTACACGGATGTAACGGTGATGTTGATGCCGACGGTTTGTGGTTGTCCGGCCGATGTGTGTGTGCCCTATGTGATCACTCAATCCAAGAGAGCCAAACGTATTGGCGATCCTAGATAAATAGCTTTCCCCTACATAATAAAGACTCCTGAGGTAGTACTTCAGGAGTCTTTATTATGTAGGGGAAAAAGAAGTCTAATATACTAAATCAAGAAACAGTTAAACACGAAATATCATATTTACATCTCTAAAGACACAAAATAGTATACTCACTAACCAATCTGTTGGCATATCTTTTGATATCCGGCCCATAAGTAACCACAATTAAATTGTAAGAAACTATAAGCAGAATAAACCTGCACATATCCAATAATAGATACTATTTTATTAATGACACATCAATTCGGCATTTCCTTTGACTGTTTACATAGCGAAATTCTATTCATGATATCCGATAGATTGTTTGACTATGTTAACATCTACAAAGAAGTTTTTACAAGTCCTCTTCTTCATACCTTTCGTAACAGTCTTAGGAACGCTAACAAGCTATGGACAGACGATTACAGGTACTGTTTTCCGGGACTTCAATAGTGATGGTGTTTATATGAGCATCCCAGCCTCCGGAACCTATGCTTATGGCGAACCTGGTGTTGGAGGAATAACTGTTACTGCGTATAATGCTGCAGGAACGGCAGTTGCCACAACAACAAGTAGCACGGTGGCGACCTCCCTGGGTACGTATACGCTGACGGTGGGCAACACCAATGCTTATCGTGTGGAATTCAGCACACCCACGGCCTTAAACTATTTTAATGATGGCTTTCATACAGCCAGTGGATCAGGCACATCCGTTCAGTTTGTTAATGGTGGTGCTACAAGCATTAATTTTGGCGTAAGCACCCCTACTGACTATTGCCAGGACACACCTCCGCTAGCTGTCCCTTGCTATGTAAGTGGTGATCCTCAATCAACTACAGCAAATAATGCTCTCAAAAGCGCAGATGTTTTAGTCAATGTACCCTATAATTCGTCAGGGGCATCAGCGGCTATTACCCACTTAGCTACTGCCGTTGAACTAGGTAGCGTGTTTGGAGCTGCCTACCAACGAGAAACTAAAAAACTATTTACAGCCGCCTTTTTAAAACGGCACGTAGGTCTCGGATCTGGCGGTTTGGGTGGTATCTATGTAACGAGCAACATCACATCAAGCACAGCTACAAATGCGCTCTATGTCGATTTAGAAAACGCCCCCTTTAGTCTTGATCTGGGCCAATCGACCATAGCAGGACGTGTACTACCAGGTAACGCTATTACGTCGAGTACTGACCCATTAGCCTTTGATGCAGTTGGTAAAATTGGGTTGGGTGGTCTGGCTATGTCTTCTGATGGAAAAACCTTATATGCCATTGATCTTAAAAATCGACAACTGCTGGCGCTGGCTATTGGCAATCCTGCCAAATCGAGTTTTGTGGCATCTGATCTGACGAAAATTGCCATTCCCGATCCAGGTTGTACCAATGGTGTTGGCCGACCATTTGCGGTGGCAATCAATAACGGTAAAGTCTATATAGGTGTTGTATGTACAGGCGAAACCTCGGCATCAGGGGTTACGGCTGGCACTGACTTATCTGCCTATGTGTATGCTATGCCAGAAGGAGCAACGTCGATACCAACAACGGAGATATTCACCTTCCGCCTAAACTACAACAAAGGACGAATCCACAAAGGTGACGCAGCGTTAGGATCAGCTTGGGAGCCCTGGGCATCGACATTTAACCAAATACATCAGGGTAGTTCATCTACAGTGGGGGTGCGAGCAGCTCGAGCTCAACCTATGCTATCAGACATTAGCTTCACCGATAACGGGGATATGCTGCTCGCCTTTATGGACCGTGGTGGCCACCAATTGGGTTACAAACAACGTAGTACCACTGATGTAAGCGCTTCCCCTAACTTATTAAATGGGTACATCGGTGGCGATCTGTTACGGGCCCATTACAACGGTACAGCCTGGGTATTAGAAAACAACGCTACTGTGGGCTCATTAACTAGTGCAGGCGCTGGTAACGGTCAGGGACCAAGTACACCGACTTCCACGGGCTACACGAGTAGTACTACAACCTCGGGCGAATTTTACTATACAGAAAACTTCATCGGAATTCTTACCACGGGTCAGCCTCCCGAAGAAATTCATCAGGAAACCATAACAGGCAGTGCGCTATCTATTCCTGGGTTAAACCAGACAGTTACTACTGTTATGGACCCCCTTAGTGTCTTTTCTGGTGGATTTAGCTGGTTCAATAATATAACAGGTAGTGATGACAGACGTGCCCAAATCTTCAATTCTACTTCCGATGGTATCACATTTGGTAAGGCTAACGGATTAGGGGTTATCAAAGCACTCTGTAATCCGGCTCCTATTCAAATTGGTAACCGTGTCTGGATCGATAATAATAACAATGGTATTCAAGATCCGGGCGAAGCTCCTCTGGCTGGCGTAAAGGTCACTTTAACAGGACCGGGTGTTACAGCTGGTATCAGTGTAACAACCAACTCGGCAGGTGAATATTATTTCTCGAATACAACGGGGACCGCTGCAACTGGTTTCGCATATAGCTTAACAGGTTTGACCAGCGGCAGCTCTTATTCGCTTAGCTTTCCAACTACCTTCAGTACAGTGGTGCTCAGTACCAAGCCAAACACGGCAACTGGAGCCAACGCCAGCAATATTGATACGGACCCTAATGCAGCTGGCCTAATTATCTTCACACTAGGTCAATCTGGTCAAAACAATTATTCGTATGATGCCGGTTATGTTATTCCCCCTGCTAGCCTGGGCGACTATGTATTCCTCGATGCCAATAAAGATGGTATTCAGAACACAGGTGATACGCCAATTCAGGGCGTAACCGTTATCCTGTACACGAATGGTGTTGCCTCGGCAACCACCGTTACGAACGCCAGTGGGCTCTACTCCTTCACTGGACTAACACCAGGAAGCAGCCTATCCTACTCGGTTGGCTTTACCACGCCAACAGGTTATACCGCTACTACCCCACTCAGCGGTACCGATAGGACTAAAGACTCCGATGCTGATCTAATCACAGGAAGAACGGCATCGGTAACCCTAGCTCCAGGCGAGTACAACCCAAATCTCGATGCTGGTTATTATCTAATACCTGCTGGTTTAGGTGATTACGTCTTCTTAGACGCCAATAAAGATGGCATTCAGAATACAGGAGACACTCCACTCCAGGGTGTGACGGTAGTCTTGTACACGAACGGAGTGGCCTCGGCAACTACAGTGACCAATGCATCTGGGCTCTATTCCTTTACCGGACTAACTCCTGGCAGTAGCTTATCGTACTCGGTGGGCTTCACTACCCCAACAGGTTATACCGCTACTACCCCACTCAGCGGTACCGATAGGACTAAAGATTCTGATGCCGATCTCATTACGGGTCGAACAGCCTCAGTAACGCTAGCTCCGGGTGAATTCAACCCAACGCTGGATGCGGGTTACTACATCCCTTCGGCTGGACTAGGTGATTATGTCTTCTTAGATGCAAACAAAGATGGTATCCAGAACACGGGGGATACCCCAATTGCCGGAGTAACGGTAGTTCTCTATACCAACGGAGTAGCCTCAGCAACTACCGTGACCAATGCCAGCGGGCTCTATTCCTTCACGGGGCTGACTCCCGGTAGCAGCTTATCGTATTCCGTTGGCTTCACGGCTCCGGCAGGCTACACCGCTACGTTGGCTAATCAGGGGACCGATGATACTAAAGATTCGGATGCGGACCCCATCACAGGAAGAACTCAGTCAGTAACGCTAGCTCCGGGTGAGTTTAACCCAACCCTCGATGCGGGTTATTATATCCCAACAGCCGGATTGGGCGACTATGTGTTCCTTGATGCCAATAAAGATGGTATTCAGAATACGGGAGACACTCCACTCCAGGGCGTAACTGTTACACTCTATACTAATGGTGTTGGCTCGACTACCGCGGTCACCAATGCGAGTGGGTTCTATTCCTTTACTGGGCTAACTCCTGGTAGCAGCTTGTCCTATTCAGTAGGTTTCACTACTCCCGCAGGCTATACCGCTACGCTAGCCAACCAGGGAAGTGATGATACCAAAGATTCGGATGCGGACCCCATTACCGGCAAAACTCAGTCGGTAACACTGGCTCCAGCTGAGTTTAACCCAACGCTCGATGCAGGTTATTACATTCCTTCGGCTGGATTAGGTGACTATGTATTCTTAGATGTCAACAAGGACGGCATCCAGAACACAGGCGATACACCACTCCAGGGTGTGACGGTAATCTTGTACACCAACGGAGTAGCCTCGGCAACCACCGTTACTAACGCCAGCGGATTCTACTCTTTCACCGGATTAACACCAGGTAGTAGCTTATCGTACTCGGTTGGCTTCACCGCACCAGCTGGCTATACTGCTACGTTAGCTAATCAGGGAACCGATGACACCAAAGATTCTGATGCCGATCTCATTACGAGTCGAACAGCCTCAGTAACGCTAGCTCCGGGCGAGTTTAACCCAACCCTCGATGCAGGCTACTACATCCCTTCGGCTGGCCTGGGTGATTACGTGTTCCTAGATGCCAACAAAGACGGTATTCAGAATACAGGCGACACCCCAATCCAGGGCGTGACCGTAGTCCTGTACACCAATGGGGTCGCTTCGGCTACGACCGTGACCAATGCATCTGGGTTCTACTCTTTCACCGGACTAACCTCTGGGAGCAGTTTATCGTACTC
Proteins encoded in this region:
- a CDS encoding SdrD B-like domain-containing protein, producing MLTSTKKFLQVLFFIPFVTVLGTLTSYGQTITGTVFRDFNSDGVYMSIPASGTYAYGEPGVGGITVTAYNAAGTAVATTTSSTVATSLGTYTLTVGNTNAYRVEFSTPTALNYFNDGFHTASGSGTSVQFVNGGATSINFGVSTPTDYCQDTPPLAVPCYVSGDPQSTTANNALKSADVLVNVPYNSSGASAAITHLATAVELGSVFGAAYQRETKKLFTAAFLKRHVGLGSGGLGGIYVTSNITSSTATNALYVDLENAPFSLDLGQSTIAGRVLPGNAITSSTDPLAFDAVGKIGLGGLAMSSDGKTLYAIDLKNRQLLALAIGNPAKSSFVASDLTKIAIPDPGCTNGVGRPFAVAINNGKVYIGVVCTGETSASGVTAGTDLSAYVYAMPEGATSIPTTEIFTFRLNYNKGRIHKGDAALGSAWEPWASTFNQIHQGSSSTVGVRAARAQPMLSDISFTDNGDMLLAFMDRGGHQLGYKQRSTTDVSASPNLLNGYIGGDLLRAHYNGTAWVLENNATVGSLTSAGAGNGQGPSTPTSTGYTSSTTTSGEFYYTENFIGILTTGQPPEEIHQETITGSALSIPGLNQTVTTVMDPLSVFSGGFSWFNNITGSDDRRAQIFNSTSDGITFGKANGLGVIKALCNPAPIQIGNRVWIDNNNNGIQDPGEAPLAGVKVTLTGPGVTAGISVTTNSAGEYYFSNTTGTAATGFAYSLTGLTSGSSYSLSFPTTFSTVVLSTKPNTATGANASNIDTDPNAAGLIIFTLGQSGQNNYSYDAGYVIPPASLGDYVFLDANKDGIQNTGDTPIQGVTVILYTNGVASATTVTNASGLYSFTGLTPGSSLSYSVGFTTPTGYTATTPLSGTDRTKDSDADLITGRTASVTLAPGEYNPNLDAGYYLIPAGLGDYVFLDANKDGIQNTGDTPLQGVTVVLYTNGVASATTVTNASGLYSFTGLTPGSSLSYSVGFTTPTGYTATTPLSGTDRTKDSDADLITGRTASVTLAPGEFNPTLDAGYYIPSAGLGDYVFLDANKDGIQNTGDTPIAGVTVVLYTNGVASATTVTNASGLYSFTGLTPGSSLSYSVGFTAPAGYTATLANQGTDDTKDSDADPITGRTQSVTLAPGEFNPTLDAGYYIPTAGLGDYVFLDANKDGIQNTGDTPLQGVTVTLYTNGVGSTTAVTNASGFYSFTGLTPGSSLSYSVGFTTPAGYTATLANQGSDDTKDSDADPITGKTQSVTLAPAEFNPTLDAGYYIPSAGLGDYVFLDVNKDGIQNTGDTPLQGVTVILYTNGVASATTVTNASGFYSFTGLTPGSSLSYSVGFTAPAGYTATLANQGTDDTKDSDADLITSRTASVTLAPGEFNPTLDAGYYIPSAGLGDYVFLDANKDGIQNTGDTPIQGVTVVLYTNGVASATTVTNASGFYSFTGLTSGSSLSYSVGFTAPASYTATLANQGTDDTKDSDADPITGRTQSVTLAPNEYNPTLDAGFILPPTTLELDKFVDKSKAKLGDILTYSVVITNTGSTTATNVVVTDSSTTGLTYNPTSVSAPTGTTFSLGTPNSTWTIPSLSPGQSLSLIIQARVDSAGILYNKAYIPGDTATVCSSIPYVMCAGDSYAFTLTAPAGRSSYKWYKDNVEIVGQTTNVLEVTAPGTYSLAVDNVTGKCPDFSCCPFIVEEDSLPTFQALATPVTCVANTPQANGQITLSGFKAAYTYQYSLGRTFNQAASLSGAAKAIPAGGVIVSNLVNPAVAQAYTVRVYNASGCYTDVTVMLMPTVCGCPADVCVPYVITQSKRAKRIGDPR
- a CDS encoding SdrD B-like domain-containing protein; its protein translation is MPTFTAKRIHWLLLLFIGLLTSSLPGLGQTITGTVYRDFNSDGVYASIPASGTYSYGEPGVGGVTITAYNAAGAAIATTTSSTVAASLGTYTLTVGNTGPYRVEFVNLPTGYFDGPRGTGSGTSVQFVASSPASNVNLGINYPTDYCQAAPNFLVPCYVNGDPLGGGSSGTQGVLVTLPYNSTGDSPAEFAIATNAQIGTVFGVAYQRTSKVLFTSAFVKRHSGLGTGGAGAIYITKPGSGTTYSSALFTTLPTATTAVALSATTGGSTVTVSTTVGSNVARGLPAATTTLNHDPSAFDQVGKAGLGDIEISEDGTQLYAVNLGDRRLYQIPIINPTSLSPSAGTPTSFSLPAVTQATGSVLRPFALKVYRGRVYVGAVTTNEAVSTTVSAGTGSTGGSTPMITRDPSSMVAYVFEFNPVNSSFTTVLSFPLSYTKGASDNDQTGVSRADRWYPWTDVQAATGLIPNRYARNSGSFSYPQPMLTGIEFDVDGSMILSIRDRFGDQYGNNNLGTNVSDNSSLFRAISPGDILRAGQCTPGVNQWTIENNARICSGTATLGANTNQGPGGGEYYYSDGIAIPSIANPYHAEMSEGGLALFPGRDEVASIVLDPTSNVDSGGIRRFKNSDGSGSPSTSVQIYYSGDVATYGKANGLGDVELNCDEPPIQIGNRVWIDSNNNGIQDPGEAPLAGIQVTLTGPGITGSVSVTTNAAGEYYFSSAISSTAATGFAYNLTGLTAGSSYSLTFPTSASAGALTLSGKPDSATGTNSDHIDTDPNTAGVVSFTLGQAGQNNFSYDAGYVPPASLGDYVFVDANKNGIQDTGDTPIQGVKVTLYTNGVASATTVTNASGLYSFTGLTPSTSISYAVGFDTPTGYTATTPLSGTDKSKDSDPVNGITAPVNLTAGENNITLDAGFYLIPARLGDYVFLDANKDGIQNTGDTPIQGVTAILYINGVASATTVTNASGFYSFTGLTPGSSLSYSVGFTAPAGYTATLANQGTDDTKDSDADPITGITQSVTLSPAEFNPTLDAGYYIPTAGLGDYVFLDANNDGIQNTGDTPIQGVTVTLYTNGVASATTVTNASGFYSFTGLTPGSSLSYSVGFTTPSGYTPTLANAGNDDTLDSDADPITGRTQSVTLAPSEFNPTLDAGFAIPSAELGDYVFLDVNKDGIQDADDSPIQGVTVTLYINGVASATTVTNVDGLYSFTGLTPGNSFSYSVGFTAPAGYTATLANAGTDDELDSDADPITGRTQSVTLAPGEFNPTLDAGYYIPTAGLGDYVFLDANKDGIQNTGDTPIQGVTVILYTNGVASATTVTNASGLYSFTGLTPGSSLSYSVGFTTPAGYTATTPLSGTNKATDSDADLVTGRTASVTLAPGEFNPTLDAGYYILQTTLELDKFVDKSKAKLGDILTYAVVITNTGSTTATNVVVTDSSTTGLTYNPTSVTAPTGTTFSLGTPNSTWTIPSLSPGQSLSLIIQARVDSAGILYNKAYIPGDTATVCSSIPFVMCAGDSYAFTLTAPTGRSSYKWYKDNVEIVGQTTNVLEVTAPGTYSLAVDNVTGKCPDFSCCPFIVEEDSLPTFQALATPVTCVANTPQANGQITLSGFKAAYTYQYSLGSTFNQAASLSGAAKAIPAGGVIVSNLVNPAVAQAYTVRVYNASGCYTDVTVMLMPTVCGCPADVCVPYVITQSKRAKRIGDPR